A section of the Estrella lausannensis genome encodes:
- the ispF gene encoding 2-C-methyl-D-erythritol 2,4-cyclodiphosphate synthase yields MRYRTGIGQDSHRFEEQGSKKCIIAGLEFDDVPGFSANSDGDVVFHALCNAITTVTGVPILGALADTLCLEKKITDSEEYLKEALKTLGNQKISHVSISLEGKRPKFKERVREMRDNIARVIGINPSQIGIMATTGEGLTGFGRGEGVQCFCIITTEEPA; encoded by the coding sequence ATGCGATACAGAACAGGGATTGGCCAAGACAGCCACCGCTTTGAAGAACAAGGGAGCAAAAAGTGCATCATCGCCGGCTTGGAATTCGACGATGTGCCCGGGTTTTCGGCAAATTCCGATGGCGATGTCGTCTTTCATGCCCTCTGCAACGCCATCACCACCGTCACCGGCGTGCCCATACTCGGAGCTTTGGCTGACACACTCTGCCTGGAAAAGAAAATCACCGACAGCGAAGAGTATTTAAAAGAAGCCCTGAAAACATTAGGGAATCAGAAAATATCCCACGTCTCTATCTCGCTGGAGGGTAAAAGGCCAAAATTCAAAGAGCGCGTGCGGGAGATGCGAGACAACATCGCCCGGGTCATCGGCATCAACCCTTCCCAGATCGGGATCATGGCGACCACAGGCGAAGGCTTGACCGGGTTTGGCCGCGGAGAAGGAGTCCAATGCTTCTGTATCATCACCACTGAAGAACCCGCTTAA
- the murA gene encoding UDP-N-acetylglucosamine 1-carboxyvinyltransferase: MEAMKITGGNPLKGKIRAQGAKNATTKLLVASLLSDKPCRFYNVPNIVEIEVTVAMCQEIGMQVAWDKEAKVMEVVTKELNTSYIPQRFSGANRIPILMIGALLGRTDQDIIVPVAGGDLIGKRPIDFHLDSLRKLGATIEFREMKRQGAYFAQAHNGLKGTVIHLPYPSVGATENTILAAVTARGVTEIKNAAMEPEIVDLILFLQKLGANITLDVDRTIRIHGTRRFYEVEHSIIPDRIESASWAMAAIATKGEIFIEDAKHQDMITFLNKLREIGGGYSVKKDGIKFYYDGPLQGGLHLETDVHPGFMTDWQQPFVVLLTQATGSSVVHETVYENRFGYTDILKEMGADITLFKQCLGGKDCRFASQSFPHSLIVKGATPLACKDIHVPDLRAGFAYVMAALIAEGTSTITGLPFLDRGYEALDQKLIDLGAMIDRVEIDQRPEEYVYPQMTKPMQSVALGV, translated from the coding sequence ATGGAAGCGATGAAGATCACCGGAGGTAATCCGCTTAAAGGTAAAATCAGGGCGCAAGGAGCCAAAAACGCGACGACTAAATTGCTGGTGGCCTCGCTTTTATCCGATAAGCCGTGCCGGTTTTACAATGTACCGAATATCGTTGAAATCGAAGTGACTGTCGCCATGTGCCAGGAAATCGGCATGCAGGTTGCCTGGGACAAAGAGGCGAAAGTCATGGAAGTGGTCACAAAAGAGCTCAATACTTCCTATATTCCTCAGCGCTTTTCAGGCGCCAACCGGATCCCGATCCTGATGATCGGTGCGCTTTTGGGAAGAACCGATCAGGATATCATCGTGCCGGTTGCCGGCGGAGATTTGATCGGCAAGCGGCCCATCGATTTTCACTTGGATTCTTTAAGAAAACTCGGAGCGACGATCGAATTCCGCGAAATGAAAAGACAGGGCGCCTATTTCGCGCAAGCTCACAATGGCTTAAAAGGCACAGTGATCCATCTTCCCTATCCATCTGTCGGCGCAACGGAAAACACCATTTTGGCAGCTGTCACAGCCCGAGGTGTCACCGAGATTAAAAATGCTGCGATGGAGCCCGAAATTGTCGATCTGATCCTCTTTTTACAAAAGCTTGGCGCCAACATCACGCTGGACGTTGACCGCACCATCCGCATCCACGGTACAAGACGGTTTTATGAAGTGGAGCACTCCATTATTCCCGACCGTATCGAATCGGCATCCTGGGCAATGGCGGCGATCGCGACGAAGGGTGAGATTTTCATTGAGGATGCAAAGCATCAGGATATGATCACCTTCCTAAACAAGCTCCGCGAAATTGGCGGCGGCTACTCGGTGAAAAAGGACGGGATCAAGTTTTACTATGACGGCCCGCTGCAAGGGGGGCTTCACCTGGAAACTGATGTACACCCCGGCTTTATGACTGACTGGCAGCAGCCTTTCGTCGTCCTTTTGACACAGGCGACCGGTTCTTCTGTCGTTCATGAAACGGTTTACGAAAATCGCTTTGGATACACCGATATTCTTAAAGAGATGGGGGCGGATATCACCCTGTTTAAACAGTGTCTGGGTGGAAAAGACTGCCGATTTGCTTCGCAGAGCTTCCCCCACAGTCTTATCGTCAAGGGAGCAACTCCTCTTGCCTGCAAAGACATTCATGTGCCCGATCTCCGGGCCGGCTTCGCTTATGTGATGGCCGCCCTCATCGCGGAGGGGACAAGCACTATCACCGGTCTGCCATTCTTGGATAGAGGCTATGAGGCCCTGGACCAAAAGCTGATTGATTTGGGTGCGATGATCGACCGCGTCGAGATCGACCAGCGGCCGGAAGAGTATGTCTACCCGCAAATGACAAAACCGATGCAGTCTGTGGCGCTCGGGGTCTAG
- a CDS encoding collagen-like protein, whose translation MITINRALSLWTLTMAGVCSCLLTQMHADEGLLPTRLPPVGLPSPEMGCCPPPGPTGPVGPPGIQGPEGAPGIAGPQGIEGEEGPIGPTGPTGDQGPQGEPGAAGPDQGEVTGNLLTECPSDTTPLFVFGTIPLTPDGVGSGEGYTYAVSTAMDQVTITFTDQTAPYAVVANVQQIPNTITTTSNITLQHTEPYEVVLLLTPSGDPNFTNVEFKATACIPSFSIPD comes from the coding sequence ATGATCACGATAAATAGAGCCTTATCACTCTGGACGCTGACGATGGCAGGGGTCTGTAGCTGCTTGCTCACACAGATGCACGCCGATGAAGGCCTTCTTCCCACCAGGTTACCCCCTGTTGGCTTACCTTCTCCTGAGATGGGCTGCTGCCCTCCCCCGGGACCGACAGGTCCCGTCGGACCGCCCGGAATTCAAGGACCGGAAGGCGCTCCCGGGATCGCAGGGCCGCAAGGGATAGAGGGTGAGGAAGGACCCATCGGTCCCACAGGGCCGACAGGCGATCAAGGTCCTCAGGGAGAGCCGGGAGCGGCTGGACCCGACCAAGGAGAGGTGACCGGCAATCTGCTCACGGAATGCCCATCGGACACCACCCCGCTATTTGTGTTTGGCACTATTCCTCTGACACCGGATGGAGTTGGAAGCGGAGAAGGGTATACTTATGCCGTCTCGACAGCGATGGATCAAGTGACGATTACCTTCACTGACCAGACAGCGCCCTACGCTGTCGTCGCCAACGTGCAGCAAATCCCGAACACGATCACGACTACCTCCAATATTACGCTGCAGCACACCGAACCCTATGAAGTTGTCCTTCTCCTTACACCTTCAGGAGACCCAAACTTCACCAATGTAGAGTTCAAGGCGACAGCCTGCATCCCCAGCTTCAGCATTCCGGATTAA